One window of Gloeothece citriformis PCC 7424 genomic DNA carries:
- a CDS encoding potassium channel family protein, with translation MSLPSLNFLDTLRRDNRQFAVIGLGRFGRAVCATLHKLGYDVMGTDIDERLVAQVITDKIASTAIQLDSTKPIALKEAGIFEFDTVIVAIGNFIEESIITTLNVKEFGVNCVVAKASTEIHGKLLKRVGADIVVFPEYEAGCDLAYTLTKPAILERFDLDEENSIVEIRIPEEFDNKSLAELQIRARFGLNVIAIGDGDKYKINPSPLDRLHKNCAMVVMGSNRDIQRLPI, from the coding sequence ATTAGTTTACCTTCTCTTAATTTTTTAGATACTTTACGCCGAGATAATCGTCAATTTGCCGTCATTGGATTAGGACGTTTTGGACGAGCCGTTTGTGCCACCCTTCATAAGTTAGGCTATGATGTCATGGGGACAGATATCGACGAAAGATTAGTCGCCCAAGTCATTACCGATAAAATTGCCTCAACTGCTATCCAATTAGACTCTACTAAACCCATTGCTCTCAAAGAAGCCGGTATTTTTGAATTTGATACGGTCATTGTGGCAATTGGTAATTTTATTGAAGAAAGTATTATTACCACTCTTAATGTTAAAGAATTTGGCGTTAATTGTGTGGTGGCTAAAGCTTCTACAGAAATTCACGGGAAGTTATTAAAACGAGTCGGTGCTGATATCGTGGTTTTTCCTGAATATGAAGCCGGCTGCGATTTAGCCTATACTTTGACTAAACCCGCCATTCTCGAACGATTTGATTTAGATGAAGAAAATAGTATCGTTGAAATCCGCATTCCTGAAGAATTCGACAATAAAAGTTTAGCTGAGTTACAAATTAGAGCGCGCTTTGGCTTAAATGTGATTGCCATAGGAGATGGGGATAAATATAAAATTAACCCCAGTCCTCTCGATCGATTACATAAAAACTGTGCTATGGTCGTTATGGGGTCTAATCGGGATATTCAACGCTTACCGATTTAA
- a CDS encoding TrkH family potassium uptake protein — protein MTVARTICLGFIAVITVGTVLLLMPFSTSDGSWNDPIVALFTSTSAVCVTGLVVVDTGTHFSFLGQFIIALLIQIGGLGYMLTTTFLMLLIGRRFDLRQKFAIRESFDRPFLHGSQNIVRSVIATTLVFELVGSILLYIRFSIDFGAILGLWMAIFHSISAWNNAGFGLLKDNLISYQSSYIINFTIPLLIIFGGIGYQVILEIYLWFTDRVKKERFDFSLNYKVAVHTTIFLLIIGTLGFLFIEFTNPETFGGMSLKDKLLAAWFQSVVTRTAGFNSIDFGKLTIAALFLTMGLMFIGASPSGTGGGIKTTTLRILTSSTRSVLRGREQVVLYEREVSFPLVLKAVAVVFGSVMVVLLITFAISLIEFSVIQNPLFIDGTYNSIHIFFEVISAFCTVGLSTGITAGLGAVSKLLLVLSMYTGRVGVLLFMAAIIGDPRPRSIQYPEENLLVG, from the coding sequence ATGACAGTTGCTCGAACGATTTGTTTAGGTTTTATAGCTGTTATTACCGTAGGAACAGTATTACTTCTGATGCCTTTTTCTACGAGTGACGGCAGTTGGAATGATCCCATTGTGGCGTTATTTACTTCAACTTCTGCCGTTTGTGTCACTGGTTTAGTGGTTGTCGATACAGGAACTCACTTTTCTTTCTTGGGACAATTCATTATTGCTTTATTGATTCAAATTGGCGGGTTAGGATATATGCTCACTACCACCTTTTTGATGTTGTTAATTGGCAGAAGATTTGATCTACGACAAAAGTTTGCTATTCGGGAATCTTTTGATCGCCCTTTTTTACATGGAAGTCAAAACATAGTTCGCTCTGTTATTGCTACTACTTTAGTGTTTGAACTTGTTGGCTCTATCTTGTTATATATAAGATTTTCAATTGATTTTGGAGCTATTCTCGGCTTATGGATGGCAATTTTTCATAGTATTAGTGCTTGGAATAATGCGGGATTTGGGCTATTAAAAGATAATTTAATTAGTTATCAATCTTCTTATATCATCAACTTTACCATCCCCCTGTTAATTATTTTTGGAGGAATAGGGTATCAAGTAATTTTAGAAATCTATTTATGGTTTACTGATCGAGTTAAAAAAGAAAGATTTGACTTTTCTTTAAATTATAAAGTCGCTGTTCATACGACCATTTTTTTGTTAATTATAGGAACATTAGGATTTTTATTTATTGAATTTACTAACCCAGAAACTTTTGGCGGCATGAGTTTAAAAGATAAACTTCTAGCGGCTTGGTTTCAGTCGGTCGTCACTAGAACGGCTGGTTTCAATTCCATTGATTTTGGTAAATTAACCATCGCTGCCTTATTTTTAACGATGGGATTAATGTTTATTGGAGCAAGTCCTAGTGGAACGGGAGGAGGCATAAAAACAACCACTTTGCGAATTTTAACCAGTTCTACTCGCTCAGTTTTACGAGGACGGGAACAAGTTGTCCTTTATGAGCGAGAAGTGTCATTTCCCCTGGTTTTAAAAGCCGTAGCTGTGGTTTTTGGCTCAGTTATGGTGGTTCTTTTGATTACTTTTGCCATCTCTTTAATCGAATTTTCGGTGATTCAAAATCCTTTATTTATCGATGGAACTTATAATTCGATTCATATTTTCTTTGAAGTTATTTCAGCCTTTTGTACCGTCGGACTCTCTACGGGTATTACTGCCGGTCTCGGTGCTGTATCTAAACTTTTGTTAGTCCTATCCATGTATACTGGAAGAGTAGGAGTGTTGCTATTTATGGCAGCTATTATAGGAGATCCTCGTCCTAGATCCATCCAATATCCAGAGGAAAATTTATTAGTAGGCTAG
- a CDS encoding glycosyltransferase family 4 protein — protein sequence MHIAWLGKKSPFCGNVTYGREVTNALLDRGYEVSFLHFAQEESDGENWPHCPEVVLPFLYKSQVYTIPTPKSSKVLMAALKELQPDLVHASLTLSPLDFRLPEICEELKIPLVATFHPPFDSKLRNLSSSTQFLTYQLYAPFLAHYDKVIVFSRLQRNLLIKLGVPPQKLAVIPNGVDPQKYSPGLSSVKPRLNSKRLFVYVGRIATEKNVEALLKAWKHSMTGTDSQLLIVGDGPLAASLKPFYGSEFGINWLGFVAQEQERIEILRAADVFILPSLVEGLSLSLLEAMSCGVACIATDAGADGEVLEDGAGVILNTQGVTIQLKTLLPLFRDHAEITQLLGQKARQRVLERYTLNQNITQLETLYSEILHNQVVFFTK from the coding sequence ATGCATATTGCTTGGTTGGGAAAAAAATCGCCTTTTTGTGGTAACGTTACCTACGGTCGAGAAGTCACTAATGCGTTGTTAGACCGAGGGTATGAGGTTAGTTTTCTTCATTTTGCTCAAGAGGAGTCTGACGGGGAAAATTGGCCCCATTGTCCGGAAGTGGTGTTACCTTTTCTCTATAAATCTCAGGTTTATACGATTCCTACTCCTAAGTCGAGTAAAGTGTTAATGGCGGCTTTAAAGGAATTGCAACCGGATTTAGTTCACGCCTCTCTTACCCTTTCCCCTCTCGATTTTCGCTTGCCAGAAATCTGTGAGGAATTAAAGATTCCTTTAGTCGCTACTTTTCATCCTCCTTTTGATAGTAAATTACGTAATTTATCTTCCAGTACCCAATTTCTCACTTATCAATTATATGCCCCTTTTCTGGCCCATTATGATAAAGTAATCGTTTTTTCCCGACTGCAACGGAATTTATTAATTAAATTAGGCGTACCTCCCCAAAAACTCGCCGTTATTCCTAATGGGGTAGACCCTCAAAAATATTCTCCTGGCCTATCTTCTGTGAAACCTCGTTTGAATAGTAAACGCTTGTTTGTGTATGTGGGAAGAATTGCCACCGAAAAAAATGTTGAGGCATTACTGAAGGCGTGGAAGCATTCCATGACCGGGACAGATAGTCAATTACTCATTGTTGGAGATGGCCCTTTAGCGGCTTCCTTAAAACCTTTTTATGGGTCTGAATTTGGCATTAATTGGTTAGGTTTTGTCGCCCAAGAACAAGAAAGAATTGAGATTTTAAGAGCGGCGGATGTGTTTATTTTACCCTCTTTAGTGGAAGGATTATCTTTATCTCTTCTTGAAGCCATGTCCTGTGGAGTAGCTTGTATTGCCACCGATGCCGGAGCGGATGGAGAAGTGCTTGAAGACGGAGCCGGGGTTATTCTCAATACTCAAGGAGTGACTATTCAACTGAAAACCCTTTTACCTCTATTTCGAGATCATGCGGAAATTACCCAACTGCTAGGACAAAAAGCCCGACAACGAGTGTTAGAACGCTACACCCTCAATCAAAATATTACTCAATTAGAAACATTGTATTCTGAAATTCTACATAATCAGGTAGTTTTTTTTACCAAGTAA
- a CDS encoding MFS transporter, which yields MQLSQSQEKSSHSQKIAHDNQDLAKSNPNPSKPLSSNKSPSTEGLGAVLTNPRFVVLWTGQIFSQLADKIYLVLMIALITSHFQAPDQPISGWVSAIMIAFTIPAVLFGSLAGVYVDRWSKKGVLVISNLLRGALVLIIPPLLWLSAHEAIAIPVSWLPEGARQWQGEAQSVFYLPVGFLMLLVLTFLDSTLTQFFAPAEQAIIPLIVKRRRLLSANSLFTTTMMATLIIGFAIGEPLLQSVSHFVGLMGFSEDVGKALVVGGSYTFAGLMLFLLRTKEKSDIPSHARPHVLEDIRDGIAYLQKNHRVRNALIQLIILFSVFAALSVLAVRLAETIPGMKAEQFGILLAVGGLGLACGAGIVGNWGQRFSHTQLSIWGSVGMAISLVGLSFSEEHLWWALSSTVFLGFFGALVGVPMQTTIQAETPADMRGKVFGLQNNAVNIALSLPLALVGIAETLLGLQTVLIGLAVLSLLGGVLTGYISRLS from the coding sequence ATGCAGTTATCTCAATCTCAAGAAAAATCCTCTCATTCTCAGAAAATCGCTCATGATAATCAGGATCTAGCCAAATCTAATCCTAACCCCAGTAAACCTTTATCTTCCAATAAGTCCCCCTCAACAGAAGGATTAGGGGCAGTTTTAACTAATCCTCGATTTGTGGTTTTATGGACCGGACAAATTTTTTCTCAACTGGCGGATAAAATTTATCTGGTGCTAATGATCGCCCTCATTACCAGTCATTTTCAAGCCCCAGATCAGCCCATTAGTGGATGGGTATCGGCGATTATGATCGCTTTTACCATTCCGGCGGTCTTATTTGGCTCTTTAGCCGGGGTTTATGTGGATCGCTGGTCAAAAAAAGGCGTTTTAGTGATTTCTAATTTGCTGCGAGGGGCATTAGTTTTAATTATTCCTCCTTTATTGTGGTTATCGGCTCACGAAGCGATCGCTATTCCCGTCTCTTGGCTACCGGAAGGGGCACGACAATGGCAAGGAGAAGCCCAAAGCGTCTTTTATCTGCCGGTAGGGTTTTTAATGCTCTTAGTGCTAACCTTTCTTGATTCTACCCTAACTCAATTCTTTGCTCCGGCTGAACAAGCCATCATTCCCTTAATCGTCAAACGTCGTCGCTTACTCTCGGCCAATTCTTTGTTTACCACCACGATGATGGCCACGTTAATCATCGGATTTGCCATTGGAGAACCCCTATTACAATCGGTATCCCATTTCGTGGGGTTGATGGGGTTTTCTGAAGATGTGGGGAAAGCTTTAGTCGTTGGGGGATCTTATACCTTTGCCGGGTTAATGCTATTTTTGCTCAGAACGAAAGAAAAATCAGACATTCCTTCTCACGCAAGACCTCACGTTTTAGAAGATATTCGAGATGGTATTGCTTATCTTCAAAAAAATCATCGGGTGAGAAATGCCCTCATTCAACTGATTATTTTATTTTCTGTGTTTGCCGCTTTATCAGTCTTAGCGGTACGATTAGCAGAAACCATTCCGGGCATGAAAGCCGAACAATTTGGCATTCTCTTGGCAGTAGGAGGTCTGGGGTTAGCTTGTGGGGCGGGTATTGTCGGCAATTGGGGACAACGGTTTTCCCATACTCAATTAAGTATATGGGGGTCGGTGGGCATGGCCATATCCTTAGTAGGATTATCGTTTTCCGAGGAGCATCTCTGGTGGGCACTCTCTAGCACCGTTTTTTTGGGCTTTTTTGGCGCTTTAGTGGGCGTTCCCATGCAGACCACCATTCAAGCAGAAACACCGGCTGATATGCGGGGGAAAGTCTTTGGGTTACAAAATAACGCGGTCAATATTGCTCTGTCTTTACCGTTAGCTTTGGTCGGTATTGCGGAAACTCTACTCGGATTACAAACTGTCTTAATAGGGTTAGCTGTTCTTTCATTACTCGGAGGAGTATTAACGGGTTATATCTCTCGCTTAAGTTAG
- the recO gene encoding DNA repair protein RecO — MSKTYQATGIILKGMPLGEADRLVTILTSEYGLIQAVVPGARKHKSRLRGRSELFVVNQLLIVKGRSLDKLIQAETLESYPGLSRDLGKLTASQYLAELVLSLALCEQPQIELYELLNEHLRRIEQKATPQTLYPHLAQAVFHLLAIAGVAPQVYQCCLSREPIETNFIDSLWRVGFSFESGGAINLSSDRRQPFQPSDDLKKEIFLNKLNWKLTAVELTLLQQLGQKFLPQAYDIFPMDVAISSIDVAWIKIERILREYAQYHFGRSFRSATLVDTLAPVDF; from the coding sequence ATGAGTAAAACCTATCAAGCAACGGGAATTATACTTAAAGGAATGCCCCTAGGAGAGGCAGACCGTCTGGTGACCATTTTAACCTCAGAATATGGCTTAATTCAGGCGGTAGTGCCAGGAGCAAGGAAACATAAATCCAGACTCAGAGGACGTAGTGAGTTATTTGTCGTCAATCAATTATTAATCGTTAAAGGGCGATCGCTAGATAAACTGATTCAAGCAGAAACCCTCGAATCTTATCCGGGTTTAAGTCGAGATTTGGGGAAACTAACCGCGAGTCAATATTTAGCGGAGTTAGTGCTGTCTTTAGCGCTGTGTGAACAACCCCAAATTGAACTGTATGAACTCTTAAACGAACATTTACGGCGTATAGAACAAAAAGCTACCCCTCAAACCCTATACCCCCATTTAGCTCAAGCGGTCTTTCACCTCCTAGCGATCGCCGGAGTCGCTCCTCAAGTTTATCAGTGTTGTCTGAGTCGTGAACCGATTGAAACGAATTTTATTGACTCTTTGTGGCGGGTTGGATTTAGTTTTGAGAGCGGTGGAGCTATTAATCTCTCTTCGGATAGAAGACAACCGTTTCAACCCTCAGATGACTTAAAAAAAGAAATTTTTTTGAACAAGCTCAATTGGAAGCTAACGGCAGTAGAATTAACCTTACTACAACAATTAGGTCAAAAATTTCTTCCTCAAGCTTACGATATCTTCCCTATGGATGTGGCAATCTCGTCTATAGATGTGGCTTGGATCAAAATAGAACGGATCTTGAGAGAATATGCTCAATATCATTTTGGACGTTCTTTTCGGTCTGCTACTTTGGTTGATACCTTAGCTCCTGTAGATTTTTAG
- the deoC gene encoding deoxyribose-phosphate aldolase: protein MTLTDSDIELAAYIDHALLIPTATPQQLEQCCAEADQFHFPTVCIYPVAVKQAVQLLHNKKVRVCAVIGFPAGATTSTTKLYEAREAAENGATELDVMINLGWLKAGKSEDIYREIASICEETGLTVKAILETNVLTDTEKRLAAEICMDAGASYLKTSTGWFGGATIADVRFLKQVTKGQVGIKASGGIRTPEQALALIEAGANRLGTSKGPDLIRQLQSPRETKPPEDQ, encoded by the coding sequence ATGACCTTAACAGATTCAGATATAGAACTAGCTGCCTATATCGATCATGCCTTATTAATCCCTACCGCCACCCCTCAACAGCTAGAACAATGCTGCGCCGAGGCGGATCAGTTTCATTTTCCCACTGTCTGTATTTATCCCGTGGCCGTTAAACAGGCCGTGCAATTATTACATAACAAAAAAGTCCGGGTGTGTGCTGTGATCGGATTTCCCGCCGGGGCCACCACCTCCACCACAAAATTGTATGAAGCCAGAGAAGCGGCAGAAAACGGAGCGACTGAATTAGATGTTATGATTAATTTAGGGTGGTTAAAAGCCGGCAAATCGGAAGACATCTATCGGGAAATTGCCTCTATCTGTGAAGAAACCGGACTGACGGTCAAAGCGATTTTAGAAACTAATGTTCTGACAGACACGGAAAAACGCCTGGCCGCAGAAATTTGTATGGATGCGGGAGCATCTTATTTAAAAACCTCGACCGGTTGGTTTGGAGGAGCGACGATCGCGGATGTTCGTTTTCTCAAACAAGTGACGAAAGGACAAGTGGGAATTAAAGCGTCTGGCGGCATTCGTACCCCAGAACAAGCACTGGCCTTAATTGAAGCCGGCGCAAATCGCCTAGGAACTTCAAAAGGGCCGGATCTGATTCGTCAATTACAATCCCCAAGAGAAACAAAACCACCAGAAGATCAATAA
- a CDS encoding class I SAM-dependent methyltransferase: MGFYSNVILPRLMDLTMSDPQITEYRKQVLSEVSGEVLEIGFGTGLNLPHYPQNVEKITTIDVNEGMKTLAKKRIKSSSITVDNRVLNGENLAMKDETFDSVVSTWTLCSIAKVDQAIEEIYRVLKPGGKFFFIEHGLSDEPSIQFWQNRLNPLQKIIGDGCHLNRNIREIIEKKFTRVSLEEFYAPDIPKTHGYMYKGVAVK, from the coding sequence ATGGGTTTTTATTCAAACGTCATTCTGCCTCGGTTAATGGATCTAACCATGTCCGATCCTCAAATTACCGAATACCGTAAACAGGTGTTATCGGAAGTATCAGGAGAAGTTTTAGAAATTGGCTTCGGAACTGGTTTAAATCTTCCTCATTATCCTCAAAATGTGGAAAAAATAACGACAATTGATGTCAATGAAGGAATGAAAACTTTAGCGAAAAAGCGGATAAAATCCTCTTCAATAACCGTAGATAATCGCGTCCTCAACGGAGAAAATTTAGCGATGAAAGATGAAACTTTTGATAGTGTGGTGAGTACCTGGACATTATGCAGCATTGCCAAGGTCGATCAAGCCATAGAAGAAATTTATCGGGTTTTAAAACCGGGGGGAAAATTCTTTTTTATTGAACATGGATTAAGTGATGAACCTAGCATCCAATTTTGGCAAAATCGCTTAAATCCTCTGCAAAAAATTATCGGAGATGGCTGTCATTTAAATCGCAATATTCGAGAGATCATTGAAAAAAAATTTACCAGAGTATCTCTAGAAGAATTTTATGCTCCAGATATCCCTAAAACTCATGGATATATGTATAAAGGAGTAGCCGTTAAATAA
- a CDS encoding manganese catalase family protein: protein MFYHKKRLQYFTKPENPDPIYAKQLQELIGGPFGEMSVMMQYLFQGWNCRGPAKYKDMMLDIGTEEIGHVEMLANLIAHLVDKAPPDVQEKAALDPIVEGVMGGMKAEEIIMASMNPKHAIFSGGGATPTDSVGYPWNGNYIVASGNLMADFYANVQAEAQGRLQAVRLYEMSTDPGVKDTLSYMIARDTMHQNQWLAAIEELKADGLEDLPVPSKFPRELEKQDASYQFWNLSEGTESQEGRWAKGTSPDGKGEFEYLENPEPQGPQGEAPTPNPKLYSTMNK, encoded by the coding sequence ATGTTTTATCACAAAAAACGTCTTCAATATTTCACAAAACCCGAAAACCCCGATCCTATTTATGCCAAGCAACTGCAAGAATTAATTGGCGGCCCCTTTGGAGAAATGTCTGTCATGATGCAGTATTTATTTCAAGGTTGGAACTGTCGCGGACCGGCTAAATATAAAGATATGATGCTCGATATTGGGACTGAGGAAATAGGCCACGTGGAAATGCTCGCTAACCTCATTGCTCATCTGGTCGATAAAGCTCCTCCGGATGTTCAGGAAAAAGCGGCTCTAGACCCCATTGTAGAGGGTGTTATGGGAGGTATGAAGGCTGAAGAGATTATCATGGCAAGCATGAACCCTAAACACGCTATTTTCTCAGGAGGAGGAGCTACCCCTACTGATAGCGTTGGCTATCCCTGGAATGGAAATTATATTGTTGCTTCTGGTAATTTAATGGCAGATTTTTATGCTAATGTACAGGCAGAAGCTCAAGGTCGTCTGCAAGCGGTAAGACTCTATGAAATGTCAACTGATCCAGGAGTAAAAGATACTCTCAGTTACATGATTGCTCGTGATACGATGCACCAAAATCAGTGGTTAGCCGCGATCGAAGAACTTAAAGCCGATGGTCTAGAAGACCTTCCTGTCCCTAGTAAGTTCCCCCGTGAGCTTGAGAAACAAGACGCTTCTTATCAATTCTGGAATTTATCAGAAGGAACAGAAAGTCAAGAAGGTCGCTGGGCTAAAGGAACAAGTCCGGACGGGAAAGGAGAGTTTGAGTATTTAGAAAATCCAGAGCCTCAAGGCCCCCAAGGAGAAGCCCCTACTCCTAATCCTAAACTCTATTCTACCATGAACAAATAA
- the pflA gene encoding pyruvate formate-lyase-activating protein — MIATQPILENPQSKITGYIHSVETCGTVDGPGIRYVIFTQGCPLRCLYCHNPDCRHLNEGKKIKVDELILEIKKYRSYFQASGGGVTVTGGEPLMQPEFVEEICRRCQELGIHTVLDTSGYVNLNIAKPVLNYVNLVLLDIKSFDPGIYRHLTSVSLEPTLNLARYLSEIKKSVWIRFVLVPNLTDIKENIEGLAKFIATLNNVEKVEILPFHKMGEYKWKQLGYDYQLKDTPVPSSSQVEEVIQLFKNYGLPAE; from the coding sequence ATGATAGCCACACAACCCATACTAGAAAATCCTCAATCTAAAATAACAGGATATATACACTCCGTCGAAACTTGTGGAACAGTAGACGGGCCGGGTATTCGTTACGTCATTTTTACCCAAGGCTGTCCCTTAAGATGTTTATATTGTCATAATCCTGATTGTCGTCATTTAAATGAAGGAAAAAAAATAAAAGTTGACGAACTAATCCTAGAAATCAAAAAATATCGTTCATATTTTCAAGCTTCAGGAGGGGGAGTCACCGTAACAGGAGGAGAACCCTTAATGCAACCGGAATTTGTCGAAGAAATTTGTCGCCGTTGCCAAGAATTAGGGATTCATACGGTTTTAGATACTTCCGGTTACGTTAACTTAAATATAGCAAAACCTGTCCTCAACTATGTCAATTTAGTTTTATTAGACATTAAATCCTTTGATCCAGGGATTTACCGTCATCTAACCAGTGTTTCTTTAGAACCCACCCTAAACTTAGCGAGATATCTTAGTGAAATTAAAAAATCGGTTTGGATTCGTTTTGTTTTAGTTCCCAATTTAACTGATATTAAAGAAAATATTGAAGGGTTAGCCAAATTTATAGCGACCTTAAATAATGTAGAAAAAGTAGAAATTTTACCCTTTCATAAAATGGGGGAATATAAATGGAAACAATTAGGCTATGACTATCAATTGAAAGATACTCCCGTTCCTTCCTCATCTCAAGTTGAAGAAGTCATACAGCTATTTAAAAATTATGGATTACCCGCCGAATAA